The Ruania alba genome window below encodes:
- a CDS encoding SDR family NAD(P)-dependent oxidoreductase, translated as MWFVTGSSRGLGRAFVEVALEAGDRVAATARNPERLQDLVDNYGDAVLPLRLDVTDYDTTARIVGQAVEAFGCIDAVLNSAGYSDLGSFEDTTIESFRTQIETNFYGVVNVSKAVVPVLREQGSGHIFQVASLSARLSGPGLTAYQAAKWAIAGFSIGFAQEIAPFGVKLTVLEPGGMRTDWAGSSMTIPQPSAPYQASIGPLAELIRATSGHEATDPRRVARIVRDLAGRDDAPIRLLLGTDAVPIAQQTAQELAASDEAWRNVSLSVSDGTPPTADAP; from the coding sequence GTGTGGTTCGTGACCGGAAGCTCGCGCGGCCTGGGTCGCGCGTTCGTCGAAGTCGCGCTCGAAGCCGGTGATCGCGTCGCGGCGACTGCGCGAAACCCAGAACGGTTGCAAGACCTCGTCGACAACTACGGCGACGCGGTGCTCCCCCTGCGACTGGATGTGACCGATTATGACACGACTGCGCGCATAGTCGGTCAGGCGGTGGAGGCCTTCGGTTGCATCGATGCCGTCCTCAACAGCGCCGGCTACAGCGACCTCGGCTCGTTCGAGGACACTACGATCGAGTCTTTCCGGACGCAGATCGAGACCAACTTCTACGGGGTCGTCAACGTCTCGAAGGCGGTCGTGCCGGTCCTACGCGAGCAGGGTAGCGGCCACATCTTCCAGGTTGCTTCGCTCAGCGCCCGCTTGTCCGGCCCTGGCCTGACCGCCTACCAGGCGGCGAAGTGGGCCATCGCCGGGTTCTCCATCGGCTTCGCACAAGAGATCGCTCCGTTCGGGGTGAAGCTCACCGTTCTTGAGCCGGGCGGAATGCGCACCGACTGGGCGGGCTCCTCGATGACGATTCCTCAGCCCAGTGCGCCGTACCAGGCATCGATCGGTCCCCTCGCCGAGCTGATACGCGCCACCTCCGGTCACGAGGCGACCGACCCGCGTCGTGTCGCCCGAATCGTGCGCGACCTCGCCGGGCGCGACGATGCCCCCATACGACTGCTGCTCGGCACCGACGCTGTGCCGATCGCGCAGCAGACGGCACAGGAACTCGCCGCGAGCGACGAAGCCTGGCGAAACGTCAGCCTGAGCGTCAGCGATGGAACGCCTCCGACTGCCGACGCGCCGTAG
- a CDS encoding SRPBCC family protein, with translation MNRELRYERLIEASPERAFDLFTSPAGQQAFYGNDAPGWVVDSRCELWVGGVWEIAFGSPSGGIYQHRHVFEAIERPRRLLLTTTETRLDESTLAFSTEFTFAPRDGATLMTMVQWGFPSDELRDEHGRGLPYAFDRVERALKT, from the coding sequence GTGAATCGCGAACTCCGCTACGAGCGCCTGATCGAGGCGTCGCCCGAGCGCGCGTTCGACCTGTTCACGAGCCCGGCTGGCCAGCAAGCGTTCTATGGCAACGATGCGCCGGGCTGGGTCGTCGATTCGCGTTGTGAGCTTTGGGTCGGCGGCGTCTGGGAGATCGCATTCGGCTCACCGTCGGGCGGGATCTACCAGCACCGGCACGTGTTCGAGGCGATCGAGCGCCCCCGCCGCCTGCTGCTGACGACGACCGAGACGCGCCTCGACGAGTCGACGCTCGCCTTCAGCACCGAGTTCACGTTCGCGCCCCGGGACGGGGCGACGCTGATGACGATGGTCCAGTGGGGCTTCCCGTCGGATGAGCTGCGCGACGAGCACGGCCGCGGTTTGCCGTACGCGTTCGACCGGGTGGAACGGGCACTGAAGACCTGA
- a CDS encoding dihydrofolate reductase family protein, with product MATKSVLYMSMSLDGFITGPDDGPGNGLGTGGDRLHAWLGEPVGELPHFAPPGLSGQVFAELIATGAVVVGRKTFEYAGNWGGDHHGVPIFVPTRGNPPQPQSNWVHYVADAATAMREAKAVAGDRNVMVHGADLAQSLLGDGLLDELEIHLTPVLLGDGRRLFGNDRVELELMRVLDAPGVTHMHYRVAS from the coding sequence ATGGCGACGAAGTCCGTCCTGTACATGTCGATGTCGCTCGACGGGTTCATCACCGGCCCTGACGACGGCCCGGGCAACGGCCTCGGGACCGGCGGGGACCGGCTGCACGCGTGGCTCGGCGAGCCTGTGGGCGAGCTGCCGCATTTCGCACCGCCGGGGCTGAGCGGGCAAGTGTTCGCCGAGTTGATCGCGACGGGTGCGGTAGTCGTTGGCCGCAAGACGTTCGAGTACGCCGGCAACTGGGGCGGCGACCACCACGGCGTGCCGATCTTCGTGCCTACGCGCGGCAACCCGCCGCAGCCGCAGAGCAACTGGGTTCACTATGTGGCTGACGCGGCGACTGCGATGCGCGAGGCCAAGGCGGTCGCGGGCGACCGGAATGTGATGGTGCACGGCGCCGACCTCGCGCAATCGCTGTTGGGCGACGGTCTGCTCGACGAGCTCGAGATCCACCTGACCCCGGTCTTGCTCGGCGACGGGCGGCGGTTGTTCGGCAACGACCGGGTCGAGCTCGAGCTGATGCGCGTGCTCGACGCGCCCGGCGTCACGCATATGCATTACAGGGTCGCGTCATGA
- a CDS encoding ArsR/SmtB family transcription factor yields the protein MNATLFALSDPTRRGILERLSCGPATLSQLASPAGLTLNGIKKHVGILERAGFVDTEKVGRTRQCRLGSARTLDEAGEWFESHRRAWESQMDRFERFVGWGE from the coding sequence TTGAACGCGACGCTCTTCGCCCTTTCGGACCCTACGCGGCGGGGCATACTGGAGCGTCTGAGCTGCGGCCCGGCGACGCTGAGCCAGCTCGCGTCGCCAGCGGGCCTGACCCTCAACGGGATCAAGAAGCACGTCGGGATCCTCGAGCGCGCCGGCTTCGTCGACACCGAAAAGGTGGGCCGGACGCGCCAGTGCCGGCTCGGTTCGGCGAGGACGCTGGACGAGGCGGGCGAGTGGTTCGAGTCCCACCGCCGCGCCTGGGAGAGCCAGATGGACCGATTCGAGCGCTTCGTGGGGTGGGGCGAGTGA
- a CDS encoding pyridoxamine 5'-phosphate oxidase family protein, translated as MRRAMIDRSAVARVLAANRYLVLGTADEDGEPWVSPVFFALLDPERMCWVSSPDSRHSRNIAQRARIAITVFDSTVEVGRAEAAYFDADAARATPEETTAALQSLNSRLPQNKQLSCEDLQPRGPLIVYRADLRRRYVLVRGGNAEFGNAVDMTVEV; from the coding sequence ATGAGACGCGCAATGATCGACCGTTCCGCTGTCGCCCGCGTGCTCGCGGCGAACCGCTACCTCGTGCTCGGCACGGCCGACGAGGACGGGGAACCATGGGTCAGCCCGGTCTTCTTCGCCCTGCTCGACCCGGAGCGCATGTGCTGGGTGTCGTCGCCGGACAGCCGGCACTCCCGCAACATCGCCCAGCGAGCGAGGATCGCCATCACGGTCTTCGACTCGACCGTCGAGGTCGGCCGGGCGGAGGCGGCGTACTTCGACGCCGACGCCGCGCGGGCGACGCCGGAGGAGACGACCGCGGCACTGCAGTCACTGAACTCGCGACTACCGCAGAACAAGCAGCTCAGCTGCGAGGACCTGCAACCACGTGGGCCGTTGATCGTCTACCGGGCCGACCTGCGACGCCGCTATGTCCTTGTCCGCGGCGGCAACGCCGAGTTCGGAAACGCCGTCGATATGACCGTCGAGGTCTGA
- a CDS encoding dihydrofolate reductase family protein, with protein MGKLIASAQATLDGVIDPVGEWVQPDGDHGDYSFERQSRSGGFVLGRKTYEGLAAYWPSQTGKWADLVNAIPKHVASTTLSGGLEWNATLLNGAIEESIPRLKAAVDGDLFLHGSGEFAYTLATKGLIDEYEIYLNPLVWGQGNVHVLGDRGTIAMALRDVKRFDSGVVLLTYLPHS; from the coding sequence ATGGGAAAGCTGATCGCGAGCGCGCAGGCCACCCTCGACGGTGTCATCGACCCGGTCGGCGAGTGGGTGCAGCCCGACGGAGACCACGGCGACTACTCGTTCGAGCGGCAGTCCAGATCAGGCGGGTTTGTGCTGGGCCGCAAGACCTATGAAGGGCTGGCCGCGTATTGGCCAAGCCAGACCGGCAAGTGGGCGGATTTGGTCAACGCGATCCCCAAGCACGTCGCATCCACCACCCTGTCCGGAGGTCTCGAATGGAACGCGACCCTCCTCAACGGAGCCATCGAGGAGTCGATCCCGAGACTGAAAGCCGCGGTCGACGGTGACCTGTTCCTGCACGGCAGTGGCGAGTTCGCGTACACCCTCGCCACGAAGGGTCTGATCGACGAGTACGAGATCTACCTGAACCCGCTCGTCTGGGGTCAGGGCAACGTGCATGTACTCGGCGACAGGGGGACCATAGCGATGGCGCTCCGTGACGTGAAGCGGTTCGACTCCGGGGTGGTCCTCCTCACCTACCTCCCGCACTCATGA